In Pleurodeles waltl isolate 20211129_DDA chromosome 5, aPleWal1.hap1.20221129, whole genome shotgun sequence, the DNA window AAGCACGcactcaacatacatttaaaacacttTACATCGCTTCAGCTGCCATGGAAAGGGGGTATTCCAGCTAATTGcactccacttttattacactaacagtgactAATATATTaatcactattactgtaataaaaaaaaatgtgcagcaaACAAACCTTGGAACCCCAGCTGATGCTCATATGTacgagctgcccctgtgctcctgAATTTGCCCCTCTCAGCTCAGGGGGTCGCAAAGGCAATTGCAGGGGGTGGCACGGAGcaaaccaggggtcgcagctgcgaccccccgAATGACGTCCGCGCGAGGCCGCCTCACCTGGCCGCCAGGGGGCGCCCCCTCTCGTCCCACCGGAACCCTCTCTCCGGGAAGTGACTTCacgcaccccctcctccccccacccggaAGCGGGGCGGGCCCGGGTCCTGCCGGGCGGCGGCGGTGGCGGCGGTGGCGGAGACTCGCGCAGAAAACCAAGATGGCCGCGAAGTCGGACGGCGCCCGGGCGGGCAGCGGCTTCGCCCAGCTGCACAACCTGGACGAGGCTGCGGGGCCCGGCGAGGGCGAGAGCAGCTCCCTGCACATCTGCCACTGCTGCAACACCTCCTCCTGCTACTGGGGCTGCCGCAGCGCCTGCCTGCGCTCGCTGCTGGGCGGCCGGAGGGGCGAGGAGCCGGGCCCCACCGCCGCCCCGGCCCCGCACCGGCCCTGGCTGGACTGCCTGTGGATCGTGCTGGCCCTGGCCGTCTTCTTCTGGGACGTGGGCACCGACCTGTGGCTGGCGCTGGACTACTACTGGCGGAGGGACTACACCTTCTTCGGGCTGACGCTGTCCCTGGTGCTGGTGCCCTCGCTGCTGGTGCAGGCGCTCAGCTTCCGCTGGTTCGCGGAGGATTACGGCGGGGTCGGGCTGGGAGGCGTGCAGGGGCTCAGCAGCCGGGGGCCCCCCATGATGGGCACCACGGGCGCCGCCGTCAGCCAGGTCCGGGCCACCATCACCAACCCCGGGGCCCTGGCCTTCTGCAGGCTCTCGGTCTGGGTCTGGCAGGCGGTCATCCACATCCTTCAGCTGGGGCAAGTGTGGAGGTAAGGCTGGGTATTGGGGTGGCTTACACGAGGTGCGGTGGTGTCTGGGCACTGTTGGGGTTTCTGATGGGGGTGCCAGGGCGCTGATCGGGGCTTCTGATGGTGTGCCAGGGCACTGACGGGGTTTCTGATCGGGGGTGCCAGGGGGCTGATGGGGCATCTGCTGGTGTGGCAGGTCGCTGGCGGGGTTTCTGATGGGATGTGCATATGTTTCATCAATGCCGGGATTTGCAATGAGGTGTGGGGTGTCTGGGCATGGCTGGGGGTTCTCATGGGATGTAGGGCACTGCTAGGGTGCCTGGTCACTGCTCGGGTTTCCGATGGTATGCGGGGTGACTGGGCACTGCTGAGCTTCTGATGGGGTGTAGGGGAGTTTGACACTGATCGGGTTTCTGATGGGATGTCTGGGCACTGCTCTGGTTTCTGCTAGGGTGTAGGGGTGCCCGGGCAGTGCCTGGAATTCTGCTAGGGTGTGGATGTGTCTTGCTCTGATGGGGTTTCTGATGGAGTGTGCAGGTGTTTCATCACAGCTGTTCTCTGATGAGGTGTAGCGGTGGTTGGTAACTGCCGGTTTTCTGGCCAGGAGAGACCAGCGCTGGGTATCGCTAGTGGCGAGGTGTTTAGTCACTAAGATGGAGTCTTGTTATTTTCGGGGTTTCTGATGAGGTGTGGGGTTGCCTGGCCACTGCTGGGGTTTTTCGTGAGGCGTGTAGGTGCCTGGTAACTGCTGGGGTTTCTGAGTTGTGGGGGTGCCTGGTAACTGCTGGGGTTTTGGATGAACTGTGGAGGTATCTGGTAACTGCCGGGGTTCCTGTTGAACTGTGGGGGTCTGCTCGCCACTGTTGGGGGTCACCTTTGCTGAGATACATTTTCACTGCTAATGGGGTACTCTCCATACTagttctggggggtggggggggtctgaTCACCTGTGGGCGAAGATATTCGACTATCACGGGGGATGCCTGTTTCTCATCCGACGCGGACGAGGGATTTCCTGTCGGATGGCCCCTCGGAGCAGCCATCGTGCCCTGCAGCGCTTGCACAGAGGGTTATAAACCgcagtttgctggtggtggagcttgTTTTTGGTCGTGCGCGTGTTTTGGCTCAGAATGTCCCCGTTTCACTACATTTGTCTAAAATTGTGTCTGCGTTCAGGGTGTTTGTGAAGCCCTGGCGTGTTATTTCTGTGATGCCCTTCCAGTTCGATTGACACTCCTGTCGTGGTCTGGGCTGGCGTGCTGCCGGTGCCGCTTGCATGAAGCAGCCTGCACTGCTCTCTCCCACAGCTCCATCCATGGAAGCAGGGGGCGTGCGGTGTTCGTGCCAGTTCTTGCTGTGGTGCTGTATCGTGCCTGCTTGCTGGTTAACTGCCAGGGCTGCATCGAGGGAAGCCCGCCGAAGCAGGGAGCGCGGTGTTCCTGCCTGTTCTGGCTGTGGTGCAATGTCAAGTGCACCGTTAGAGGTTGTGCGTGGGTGTGTTCTTCCTTTTGGCCGAGCGTGCAGCCAGGAGGTGTTGTGCTTTGAGCTGGAGTGTGCAGGCAAGGGCTGCGCTGCCTGGGTCTGCTGGGAGGCCCCGGAGCTTCTCATCGGCGGAGTGTTTGAGGCTCCCAGCTCCGTCTGCTGACCCTGGTGCGGATGTACTGAGGCCGCCGGGGACATGTCTACCTGGGATGATCTGGGAGCTGCCCATAGTGTGTGATGAGACTGCCCTTGGCGCTGATCTGTTTGTTCCTGGGTCGGTGGTCGTAGCTAAGAGTTATCCTTGCTGAGGAGCCGGTTGGAAGTGTACTGTGGCTACCTTCGATATAGGAAAGGTAATATAGGCTATAATGGTCCTTCTTAGGAGCTGTCTGAGGTGCAGATCATTTTGCGCCGGACGTGCATGTGCTGTTCCTGTGCCCGATCCCGGGTCTGCAGGCATAAGCGGGAGTTGTCAGTGTTGCTGATTCGCTAATGCTGCACGTGAGGGCATTGTGGGTTTCGctgtgtacctaggactgaggcTATTGTTGGGACCTGTATGCGGTGCTTATTTGATTGTATGTGAATCTGAGCGACCCTGGGTAAAAGGGTACAGCTGGGAGCCGTCTGTGGTGCTGACCTGATTTACGTGAATCTGAGAGTGTACCGGGGTCAGAGGGCAAAGCTGGGAGCTGTCTGCAAGGCCTGAGTGACGGGTTCAGTGGTTTTGACCTGAGTGTACCTGCGTCAGAGGGTAAAGCTGGGAGCTGTCCGTGGTGCTGATCTGATTGTCCCTGAATCTGAGAGTGTCCCTGGGTCAGAGGGTGCAGCTGGGAGCTGTCTGTGGTGCTGATATGATTGTCCCTGAATCTGAGAGTGTCCCTGGGTCAGAGGTTGCAGCTGGGAGCTGTCTGTGGTGCTGATATGATTGTATGTGACTCTGAGTGTTCCTGGGTCAGAGGGTGCAGCTGGGAGCTGTCTGTGGTGCTGATCTGTTTGTATGTGACTCTGAGTGTCCCTGGGTCTGAGGGTGCAGCTGGGAGCTGTCTGTGGTGCTGATCTGTTTGTATGTGACTCTGAGTGTTCCTGGGTCAGACGGTGCAGCTGGGATCTGTCTGTGGTGCTGATCTGTTTGTATGTGACTCTGAGTGTCCCTGGGTCAGAGGGTACAGCTGGGAGCTGTCTGTGGTGCTGATCTGTTTGTATGTGACTCTGAGTGTTCCTGTGTCAGACGGTGCAGCTGGGAGCTGTCTGTGGCGCTGATCTGATTTGCGTGAATCTGAGAGTGTACCTGGGTAAGAGGGAAAAGCTAGGAGCTGTGAGTGGTGCTGATCTGATTTCACCTGGGTTTTCCGGTGTACTTGGGTTACAGGTTATTGCTGAGAGCTGTCCATGGCACTGAAAAGATTGTACCTGGGTTAGAAGTTACTGCTGAGAGCTGCCTATGGTGCTGAtcctatggtacctgagtttgatggtgtacgtgggtCTGAGCCGGCTAACGCTGGAAGTTGTCAGTGGGGCTGATTTAGGTGCATTTGGGTTTCTCGGTGTA includes these proteins:
- the LOC138296751 gene encoding XK-related protein 6-like, translated to MAAKSDGARAGSGFAQLHNLDEAAGPGEGESSSLHICHCCNTSSCYWGCRSACLRSLLGGRRGEEPGPTAAPAPHRPWLDCLWIVLALAVFFWDVGTDLWLALDYYWRRDYTFFGLTLSLVLVPSLLVQALSFRWFAEDYGGVGLGGVQGLSSRGPPMMGTTGAAVSQVRATITNPGALAFCRLSVWVWQAVIHILQLGQVWR